A window of the Desulfovibrio sp. Fe33 genome harbors these coding sequences:
- a CDS encoding 30S ribosomal protein S1, which translates to MEKTNESVEMPEMEMNFADALDEYLNSDFGDLDEGTIVSGEVVKVDKDYVLVDVNFKSEGQIPVSEFTEADGTVAVSVGEKVDVFVARKNEAEGTIYLSRDKAKRMQLFDKLEELQEKDGEVVGRIIRRIKGGYTVDLGGVEAFLPGSHVDLRPVPDMDALVNQEFDFKILKINRRRSNVIVSRRVLLEEMRSEQRDKLLETLEEGQVVEGKVKNITEYGVFIDLGGLDGLLHITDMSWKRIKHPKEMVGLGDDLQLKILNFDREGQKVSLGLKQLVPDPWENIAEKYPEGSRFTGVITNLADYGAFVELENGVEGLVHISEMSWTRKLRHPSQMVKVGEEVEVVVLGVDPDKKRISLGMKQISPNPWDVVAEKYPEGTVLEGAIKNITEFGVFIGIEEGIDGLIHVSDISWTKKIRHPSEVYKVGDSVQAKVLTVDKENEKFTLGVKQLTEDPWSQVPAKYPVGQKVTGVVTNITDFGLFVEVEEGIEGLVHVSEISRKKIKSPSEMFKEGDTIEAKVIHVSADERRLGLSIKQTKEEPVRTGGSKSKSFGGDSVSAGSTLGDLLREKLEEAAGDALAAAEKEEAAAADEVVEAEAPAEEEETK; encoded by the coding sequence ATGGAAAAAACTAATGAATCTGTTGAAATGCCCGAAATGGAAATGAATTTCGCCGACGCGCTCGACGAGTATCTGAATTCCGATTTCGGTGATCTGGACGAGGGAACCATTGTTTCCGGTGAAGTCGTCAAGGTCGACAAGGACTACGTGCTCGTCGACGTGAACTTCAAGTCCGAAGGACAAATCCCCGTTTCCGAATTCACCGAGGCTGACGGCACCGTGGCCGTTTCCGTCGGTGAGAAGGTCGACGTTTTCGTCGCCCGCAAGAACGAAGCCGAAGGCACCATCTACTTGTCCCGCGACAAGGCCAAGCGGATGCAGCTTTTTGATAAACTGGAAGAACTCCAGGAGAAGGACGGCGAAGTCGTCGGCCGGATCATCCGCCGCATCAAGGGCGGCTACACCGTCGATCTGGGCGGCGTCGAGGCATTCCTGCCCGGTTCCCATGTCGATCTGCGTCCGGTCCCCGACATGGACGCCCTGGTCAACCAGGAATTCGATTTCAAGATCCTCAAGATCAACCGCCGCCGCTCCAACGTCATCGTTTCCCGCCGCGTGCTCCTCGAAGAGATGCGCAGCGAACAGCGCGACAAGCTGCTGGAAACCCTCGAAGAGGGTCAGGTTGTGGAAGGCAAGGTCAAGAACATCACTGAATACGGCGTGTTCATCGACCTGGGCGGCCTCGACGGCCTGCTGCACATCACCGACATGTCCTGGAAGCGCATCAAGCATCCCAAGGAAATGGTCGGCCTGGGCGACGATCTCCAGCTGAAGATCCTCAATTTCGACCGCGAAGGCCAGAAGGTTTCCCTCGGCCTGAAGCAGCTCGTTCCCGATCCGTGGGAGAACATCGCCGAGAAGTACCCCGAGGGTTCCCGCTTCACCGGCGTCATCACCAACCTGGCCGACTACGGCGCGTTCGTCGAGCTGGAGAACGGCGTCGAGGGCCTGGTCCACATCTCCGAGATGTCCTGGACCCGCAAGCTCCGTCACCCGTCCCAGATGGTCAAGGTCGGCGAGGAAGTCGAAGTCGTCGTCCTCGGCGTGGACCCGGACAAGAAGCGCATCTCCCTCGGCATGAAGCAGATCTCCCCGAATCCGTGGGATGTCGTGGCCGAGAAGTACCCCGAGGGCACCGTCCTTGAGGGCGCCATCAAGAACATCACCGAGTTCGGCGTGTTCATCGGCATCGAAGAGGGCATCGACGGCCTGATCCACGTGTCCGACATCTCCTGGACCAAGAAGATCCGCCACCCCTCCGAGGTCTACAAGGTCGGTGATTCCGTCCAGGCCAAGGTCCTCACCGTCGACAAGGAGAACGAGAAGTTCACCTTGGGCGTGAAGCAGCTGACCGAAGACCCGTGGTCCCAGGTTCCGGCCAAGTACCCCGTGGGCCAGAAGGTCACCGGCGTCGTCACCAACATCACCGACTTCGGTCTCTTCGTCGAGGTCGAGGAAGGCATCGAAGGCCTGGTTCACGTTTCCGAGATCAGCCGCAAGAAGATCAAGTCCCCTTCCGAGATGTTCAAGGAAGGCGACACCATCGAAGCCAAGGTCATCCACGTGTCCGCCGACGAGCGTCGTCTCGGCCTGTCCATCAAGCAGACCAAGGAAGAGCCCGTCCGCACCGGCGGCAGCAAGTCCAAGTCCTTTGGCGGCGACAGCGTGAGCGCCGGATCCACTCTGGGCGACCTGCTCCGCGAGAAGCTTGAGGAAGCCGCCGGGGACGCCCTGGCCGCTGCCGAAAAGGAAGAAGCCGCAGCAGCCGACGAGGTTGTCGAAGCCGAGGCCCCGGCCGAGGAAGAAGAGACCAAGTAG
- the sppA gene encoding signal peptide peptidase SppA, whose product MMIILAMALITGVMAFFRAMGWMPGSFALSGDKIGVVHVDGMILDSSRVVDFIRTLEEDNSVKGVLLRVDSPGGAIAPSQEIYAAVKKLNAVKPVVASYGSMAASGGYYCSCPARIIYANSGSITASIGVMAEFVTVADAMEKFGIKPEVLTTGKYKAAGTPLRNLTDAQREQMLDLMHDLHDQFVDHVAEARGMDRARVAAIADGRAVTGRQALSLGLVDRIGTQSDAIAELKRESGIEGRAALVEGPVTKQSFVRELMGALKIDLTSSLHQGWTFFYK is encoded by the coding sequence ATGATGATTATATTGGCCATGGCCCTCATAACGGGGGTCATGGCCTTTTTCCGCGCCATGGGGTGGATGCCCGGCTCCTTCGCCCTGTCGGGCGACAAGATCGGCGTTGTCCACGTGGACGGCATGATCCTCGACTCCTCGCGGGTCGTCGACTTCATCCGCACGCTTGAGGAGGACAATTCCGTCAAGGGCGTGCTTCTGCGCGTGGATTCCCCCGGCGGGGCCATTGCGCCCTCCCAGGAAATCTACGCGGCGGTCAAGAAACTGAACGCGGTCAAGCCGGTCGTCGCCTCATACGGCTCCATGGCCGCTTCCGGCGGCTACTACTGTTCCTGCCCGGCGCGGATCATCTACGCCAACTCCGGGTCCATCACCGCCTCCATCGGCGTCATGGCCGAGTTCGTCACCGTGGCCGACGCCATGGAAAAATTCGGCATCAAGCCGGAGGTCCTCACCACCGGCAAGTACAAGGCCGCGGGCACCCCCCTGCGGAACCTGACCGATGCGCAGCGCGAACAGATGCTCGACCTCATGCACGACCTCCACGACCAGTTCGTGGATCACGTGGCCGAGGCGCGCGGCATGGATCGCGCCCGGGTCGCCGCCATTGCCGACGGACGGGCCGTCACCGGCCGTCAGGCCCTTTCCCTGGGACTTGTGGACCGCATCGGCACCCAGTCGGACGCCATCGCCGAGCTCAAGCGGGAATCGGGCATAGAAGGCCGCGCCGCGCTCGTGGAAGGTCCCGTCACCAAACAGTCGTTTGTCCGGGAGCTTATGGGCGCGCTCAAGATCGATCTCACCTCCAGCCTTCATCAGGGCTGGACCTTCTTCTATAAATAA
- a CDS encoding FAD:protein FMN transferase: MVSRRVFLGALGAFGAIACAAPFAGLTGAVLGRELPERTETRLMMGTYATISVRNASRALADEAVERAFAAMGRAETLFTRRGGSSPLGVLNAQGVLREAPGPVAELLGDAILLSKRSGNGFNPATAPVLEALAAHGARSIEDLPAPVRRDLGVLASPDGIVMTGTTIRLTRTGMGVSLDGIAKGRIVDIAARELEKSGIADFLVNAGGDMRTGPDNTAGWMVGIQNAADPARNLSTFRLCSGAVATSGNYESRASKGYDHLVRTDPAEPPVRAVTVIAPTCVQTDALATALFAMGKEKGSAFMRRNPGCGCLWQTENGLVPCGDRPFRA; the protein is encoded by the coding sequence ATGGTTAGCAGACGCGTATTTCTCGGAGCCCTGGGCGCGTTCGGCGCAATCGCCTGCGCCGCCCCCTTTGCCGGACTGACCGGCGCGGTCCTCGGACGGGAGCTTCCCGAACGCACCGAAACACGGCTGATGATGGGCACCTATGCGACCATTTCCGTCCGCAATGCAAGCCGCGCCCTGGCGGACGAGGCCGTGGAACGCGCCTTTGCGGCCATGGGCAGGGCCGAAACCCTGTTCACGAGACGCGGCGGCTCCAGCCCGCTGGGAGTGCTCAATGCCCAAGGCGTGTTGCGGGAGGCTCCAGGCCCGGTGGCCGAACTGCTGGGCGACGCCATCCTCTTATCGAAACGGTCCGGAAACGGATTCAATCCCGCCACCGCTCCTGTTCTCGAAGCCCTCGCCGCCCACGGCGCGCGATCCATCGAGGACCTTCCTGCCCCAGTGCGGCGCGACCTAGGCGTCCTGGCTTCCCCCGACGGCATCGTCATGACCGGCACCACCATCCGGCTAACGCGCACGGGTATGGGCGTCTCGCTGGACGGCATCGCCAAGGGACGCATTGTGGACATCGCGGCGCGGGAACTGGAAAAAAGCGGCATAGCCGATTTTCTGGTCAATGCGGGCGGCGACATGCGAACCGGCCCGGACAATACCGCGGGATGGATGGTAGGCATCCAAAACGCGGCCGACCCGGCCCGGAACCTGTCGACCTTCCGCCTGTGCTCCGGCGCGGTCGCGACTTCCGGCAACTATGAAAGTCGGGCGTCCAAGGGATACGACCATCTTGTCCGAACCGACCCCGCCGAACCGCCGGTACGCGCCGTCACGGTGATCGCGCCCACCTGCGTCCAGACGGACGCGCTGGCGACGGCCCTGTTCGCCATGGGCAAGGAAAAGGGATCGGCGTTCATGCGGCGCAACCCGGGATGCGGTTGCCTGTGGCAAACCGAAAACGGACTCGTTCCCTGCGGAGACCGGCCCTTCCGAGCCTGA